The proteins below come from a single Chrysoperla carnea chromosome 1, inChrCarn1.1, whole genome shotgun sequence genomic window:
- the LOC123298833 gene encoding translation machinery-associated protein 16 homolog, translated as MPKVTKAIAKLKHPNSRKTFALAKQMKRTENRQKKKKEHNLKVNIVGEKIQWFKDRLLPDVEVYTPEQTEEIIETYLARFDEELEQIVLKHSIGGRKNRQHASREDIIRLNQECERQEYETCGIEIPDLLDARQMKLLRTWNGELKYLQNFKLRRIGKPHLEKLKSKTADENLEANEETIVSKTTDGNLEITNNEEMIVDTNND; from the exons ATG CCGAAAGTTACAAAAGCAATCGCAAAATTAAAACATCCTAACAGTAGAAAAACATTCGCTCTAGCCAAACAGATGAAAAG gaCAGAAAATCgacaaaagaagaaaaaagaaCATAATCTCAAAGTTAATATAGTTGGTGAGAAAATTCAATGGTTTAAAGATCGTTTATTACCCGATGTAGAAGTTTATACACCTGAACAGACTgaagaaattattgaaacatatttagcACGATTTGATGAAGAATTAGAACAAATTGTATTGAAACATTCTATAGGTGGTCGAAAAAATCGTCAACATGCAAGTCGTGAAGATATAATACGTTTAAATCAAGAATGCGAACGTCAAGAATATGAAACATGTGGAATTGAAATACCTGATTTATTAGATGCAagacaaatgaaattattaagaaCTTGGAAtggtgaattaaaatatttgcaaaattttaaattacgacGTATTGGAAAACcacatttagaaaaattaaaaagtaaaactgCTGATGAAAATTTAGAAGCAAATGAGGAAACAATTGTAAGTAAAACTACTGATGGAAATTtagaaataacaaataatgaGGAAATGATTGTAGAtacaaataatgattaa
- the LOC123305554 gene encoding 28S ribosomal protein S2, mitochondrial, translating into MNCLRRISILQAKKCLTYSTLPKTELTSPSNKLEYLQSNMLTHPDYFQLHNLFTVEDLFNARVHYGHKDGSLDDRMKPYIFGSRLGHLIFDLDKTAEHLRIALNFAAHIAYRGGVILFISRHPQTANLVEHTAKECGEFAHTRFWRGGVFTNADVQFGAVTRLPDLCIFFNTLNNVLAPHIAVRDAAKMAIPTIGIVDSNCNPNLITYPVPGNDDSPQAIQLYCKLFSTAILAGKKVRKEHNLD; encoded by the exons atgaattgtttacGAAGAATTAGTATTTTACaagcgaaaaaatgtttaacttaTTCAACTTTACCTAAGACGGAATTAACTTCTCCCTCAAATAAAC ttgaatatttacaATCCAACATGTTAACGCATCCAGATTACTTtcaattacataatttatttaccgTTGAAGATTTATTTAATGCTCGAGTTCATTATGGGCATAAGGACGGTTCTTTGGACGATCGAATGAAACCTTACATATTTGGTTCTCGATtag ggCATCTTATTTTTGATCTCGATAAAACAGCTGAACATTTACGAATAGCTTTAAATTTTGCCGCACACATCGCATACAGAGGTGgtgttatactttttatttctcGACACCCACAAACAGCAAATTTAGTTGAGCACACGGCCAAAGAATGTGGGGAATTTGCACACACAAGATTTTGGCGAGGTGGTGTATTTACAAACGCTGATGTTCAATTTGGTGCAGTGACTCGCTTACCAGACTTATGTATATTCTTTAATACCTTAAACAATGTGTTAGCTCCACATATAGCTGTACGTGATGCAGCTAAAATGGCAATACCAACTATTGGTATTGTTGACTCAAATTGTAATCCAAATTTGATTACTTATCCGGTACCTGGTAATGACGACAGTCCACAAGCAATTCAAttatattgcaaattattttcaacagcAATTTTGGCTGGTAAAAAAGTTCGTAAAGAACACaatttagattaa
- the LOC123305423 gene encoding zinc finger protein 431-like, which yields MELDLPNVSITRYSRGYVEEEYGSKEDSEDSVSDKDIIVVQPDIILDDYDDKSDPDDLDSLDQDDDSTNVSLRSDEFSDEEPFEMDASLAELCTTEHAVDGEAPEISLGPTLPIEPLVMIQTPKLPLPPTTTITPTIAPDRPYKCELCTKAFRFNSDLKKHFRTHTGERPYQCTFCQKTFSRSSHLNAHKRVHTDERPFECDLCDKKFKDKSILGRHKRLHNEKKFECNRCNKSFLKNSELRIHERSHFPTPILKCDVCNKEFKFALHLEVHKKTHEIIPTKLVENLPPSLEIKPTPVAIQTKIAIKEEPIDIKYPINLKVEPTIKNEEPMFVMENYSCEICKKTFINETGLTKHRRTHTAERPFICKVCGKAFSCFSQLEIHNRVHTGELPYRCDICHKLFNQRSNLQTHKKRHLGTANVYQCSICTRSFSTLKLMKNHLREHADLWKGATPPNLTPITS from the coding sequence ATGGAATTGGATTTACCAAATGTATCTATTACGAGATACTCACGAGGCTACGTCGAAGAAGAGTATGGCAGCAAAGAAGATAGCGAAGATTCGGTATCTGACAAAGACATAATCGTAGTCCAACCAGACATTATATTGGACGATTATGATGATAAATCGGACCCGGATGATCTTGATTCTTTGGATCAAGATGATGATTCAACGAATGTTTCGTTACGATCAGATGAATTCTCTGATGAGGAACCTTTTGAAATGGATGCAAGTCTCGCAGAATTGTGTACAACAGAGCATGCAGTCGATGGTGAAGCACCCGAAATATCTTTAGGACCCACACTACCCATAGAACCCTTAGTAATGATACAAACGCCAAAATTACCTTTACCACCAACGACCACAATAACTCCGACCATAGCCCCTGATCGACCCTATAAATGTGAATTATGTACCAAAGCATTTCGTTTTAATAGCgatttaaagaaacattttcGTACACACACCGGTGAAAGGCCTTATCAATGTACATTTTGCCAAAAGACATTTAGTCGATCAAGTCACTTGAATGCTCACAAGCGTGTACACACCGATGAAAGACCCTTTGAATGCGatttatgtgataaaaaatttaaagataaatcAATATTAGGCCGACATAAACGTttacataacgagaaaaaattcgAATGCAACAGATGTAATAAATCTTTCTTGAAAAATTCCGAATTACGAATACATGAACGAAGTCATTTTCCGACTCCAATATTAAAATGTGATGTTTgcaataaagaatttaaatttgctTTACATTTAgaagtacataaaaaaacacATGAAATAATTCCAACAAAATTAGTTGAAAATCTACCACCATCGCTAGAAATCAAACCAACACCGGTTgcaatacaaacaaaaattgctaTAAAAGAGGAACCAATCGATATAAAGTATCCAATCAATTTAAAAGTGGAACCAACGATTAAAAATGAAGAACCCATGTTCGTTATGGAGAATTATTCTtgtgaaatatgtaaaaaaacgTTTATAAACGAGACCGGCTTAACAAAACATCGTCGTACTCACACAGCCGAACGACCATTTATTTGCAAGGTATGTGGTAAAGCTTTCAGTTGTTTCAGCCAACTTGAAATACACAATCGTGTTCATACTGGTGAACTACCATATCGTTGTGATATTTGTCACAAACTTTTCAATCAACGTAGTAATTTACAAACACATAAAAAACGACATCTTGGTACAGCAAATGTTTATCAATGTTCAATATGTACTCGGAGCTTTTCAACactgaaattaatgaaaaatcatttacgTGAGCATGCTGATTTATGGAAAGGAGCTACCCCACCGAATCTTACACCCATTACATCATAA
- the LOC123298937 gene encoding zinc finger protein 626-like, which translates to MKEESDKEIKFDPHLSLTDQYRNNFCQFDRHFLKGDSRPYQCLECPKSFANANSLAMHTRRHSGSLPYKCSWCDKHFRQVSELKSHLPRHTGEKPFKCSYCEKSCATSSHLKVHTRKHTGERPYVCVVCNKGYCQKSELSSHMKSHDKDKKFHCERCRQVFKNSNQLTVHVKQCTTDITEVIANAAMQMRCELCGAVFNHILGLITHKNTAHA; encoded by the coding sequence atgaaAGAAGAAAGTgacaaagaaattaaatttgatcCACATTTATCATTAACGGATCAATatagaaacaatttttgtcaatttgatCGTCATTTTTTAAAAGGCGATTCAAGACCTTATCAATGTTTAGAATGTCCAAAATCATTTGCAAATGCAAATAGTTTAGCAATGCATACAAGACGTCATAGTGGAAGTCTTCCGTATAAGTGTTCCTGGTGTGATAAACATTTTCGCCAAGTATCAGAATTAAAATCACATTTACCGCGACATACAGGAGAGAAACCATTTAAATGCTCTTACTGTGAAAAAAGCTGTGCAACATCCAGCCATCTGAAAGTACATACTCGTAAGCATACTGGTGAAAGACCTTATGTATGTGTTGTTTGCAATAAAGGCTATTGCCAGAAAAGTGAATTAAGTTCACATATGAAAAGCCATGacaaagacaaaaaatttcattgtgaaCGATGTCGGCAAGTATTTAAAAACTCAAATCAATTAACAGTGCATGTCAAACAATGTACTACAGATATTACGGAGGTTATTGCAAATGCAGCAATGCAAATGCGTTGTGAACTTTGCGGTGCTGTTTTCAATCATATTTTAGGTCTAATTACTCATAAAAATACGGCACATGcatag
- the LOC123305098 gene encoding CDGSH iron-sulfur domain-containing protein 3, mitochondrial, translating into MQRISSCYFKSLSKNLFNLNNSLIRFSSTSNQETIRIPKNPLTDKHSASFQPDNGAIYDKKPFKMVCEKGKKYAWCLCGKSKTQPLCDGTHKSIFLKIKIRPVRFEVDETKEYWMCNCKQTGNRPFCDGTHKQEHIQQAVK; encoded by the exons ATGCAAAGAATTAGTTCctgttattttaaaagtttatcaaaaaatttatttaatttaaataatagtttaattagA tttagtaGTACTAGTAATCAAGAAACAATTAGAATACCAAAAAATCCACTAACTGATAAACATTCAGCAAGTTTCCAACCAGATAATGGAGCGATATATGATAAAAAACCGTTCAAAATGGTTTGTGAAAAGG GCAAAAAATATGCTTGGTGTCTGTGTGGAAAATCGAAAACTCAACCTCTTTGCGATGGAACCCATAAgagtatttttcttaaaataaaaataag ACCAGTTCGATTTGAAGTTGATGAAACCAAAGAATATTGGATGTGTAATTGTAAACAAACTGGAAATCGTCCATTTTGTGATGGAACTCATAAACAAGAGCATATTCAACAAgcagttaaataa
- the LOC123299021 gene encoding cytochrome P450 6k1-like, producing LIKYYKENFNYDYWKIRNVKFLKPLPIFGNYLPAILMQMSTGKLLEKIHRHYENEPYVGFYIFNKPYLLIKDPKIIQSILVKDFTKFNNRSTASVIENDFIGTYSLFALKDTEWKVLRSKVLPFFSTKQMKLMFELITDVGEHLNEEIKQIYNKKTNIIETKDTAGKFASDIIAACVYGIPPPNEFLQISKSIFEASVIRNFELNSFFFMPIFAAIFKFTFIGHKATNYLRMLFWNIINTREMEVQHNSKMKQDNFLNFLIELRKNKEISLTHDKLVAQAIIFFTAGIEGPATAISQGLYHIALNSNIQRRLRKEIKQALADNNNELTFEIIKEMPYLDACVRESFRMAIALPFLDRQASEDYKVPGTDLIIEKGMGIFISLYGMHYDPKYFPNPNKFDPERFLTNKSKLDQFAYLPFGAGPRNCIGARFADIQVKIGLINILKDFQVEAAKKIDEPFKAHPRGFFYTLANGYDLRFKKDDDIND from the exons ttaatcaaatattataaagaaaattttaattatgattattggAAAATTCGAAATGTAAAATTTCTGAAACCTTTACCAATATTTGGTAATTATTTGCCAGCAATTTTAATGCAAATGAGTACTGgaaaattgttagaaaaaatACATAGGCATTACGAAAATGAACCTTACGTTggattttacatatttaataaaccatatttattaataaaagatccaaaaataattcaatcaattttggtaaaagattttactaaatttaataatcgTTCAACAGCATCagttattgaaaatgattttattggtACATACAGTTTATTTGCATTAAAAGATACAGAGTGGAAAGTTTTACGTAGCAAAGTTTTGCCGTTTTTCTcaacaaaacaaatgaaattaatgTTTGAATTAATAACCGATGTAGGGGAACATCTAAATgaagaaattaaacaaatttataacaaaaaaacaaatataattgagACGAAAGATACGGCTGGAAAGTTTGCATCAGATATTATTGCGGCATGTGTTTATGGTATTCCACCTCCAAACGAATTTCTTCAAATTAGCAAAAGTATATTTGAAGCAAGTGTTATTCgaaatttcgaattaaattcCTTCTTTTTTATGCCAATTTTTGCtgctatatttaaatttacatttattggACATAAAGCCACAAATTATTTACGAATGTTATTTtggaatattataaatactagAGAAATGGAAGTACAGCATAATTCAAAGATgaaacaagataattttttgaattttttaatagaattacgaaaaaataaagaaatttcattAACTCATGATAAATTAGTGGCACaagctattatattttttacagcCGGTATAGAGGGTCCAGCGACAGCTATTTCACAAGGTTTATATCACATagctttaaattcaaatattcagCGTAGATTAAGAAAGGAAATCAAACAAGCATTAgctgataataataatgaattaacatttgaaattataaaagaaatgccTTATTTAGATGCATGTGTTCGTGAATCATTTCGAATGGCTATTGCATTACCATTTCTTGATAGACAGGCTAGTGAAGATTATAAAGTGCCAGGAActgatttaattattgaaaaaggaATGGGAATATTTATATCATTGTATGGTATGCATTATGatccaaaatattttccaaatccTAATAAATTTGACCCAGAAAGATTTCTAacgaataaatcaaaactgGATCAATTTGCATATTTGCCTTTTGGAGCAGGACCACGTAATTGTATTG GTGCTCGTTTTGCGGATATACAAGTAAAAATTgggttaataaatattttaaaagattttcaagTAGAAGCGGCAAAAAAAATTGACGAACCATTCAAGGCACATCCAAGAGGTTTCTTCTACACACTCGCAAATGGTTAtgatttaagatttaaaaaagatGACGATATAAacgattaa